Sequence from the Persephonella sp. genome:
TTAATGCTTTTTTTCTTTTAATTGGGATTATATTTTTTTTCTTTTTTCGTAAAACTATATCCAATTTAAAACCTGCACTTGCTTAATATTTTTTTTATTTAACAAAACCATTAACAGTCTGTCAATTCCAAGGGAAGCACCGCTACAATCTGGCATTTTTTCGGCAGTTTTTATGAAAGCTGTATCTATTTTATGATTTTTGGCTTCTTTTTTTAGCCGTTTTTCAAGTTCTATTGGGTCTGTAAGCTCATAATATCCATTTACCAGCTCAAGTCCACCGATATAAGCCTCAAATCTTTTGCCTTTTCCGTTTATTATTTTTGCTAAAGCTGAAAATTCAGGGGGATAATCATAAATAAAAGTAGGTTTATCTTTGCCAAGATGTGGTTCAACATAAAAGGAATAAACTAAAAAGAAATTCGTTTCATAGTCTTCTTCTGATAGGTTGCCATGTTTTATAGGAGAATTTTTTAAAAACAGATATAGCTTTTCATTCTGGTCAGGGTATATACCGGTAAATCTGTAAAAGGCCTCATCAACAGTTAATTTTTCCCAGTTTTCCAAATTGTATTTTTTTCCTTTGTATTCAATTTCATAGCTATTGTAAAGAGCTTTTGCTGTTTCCATAAAAATCTTTTTTGTATCTTCCATAAGCATATCAAGGTCATAACCTACCCTATACCATTCAAGCATTAAAAATTCTATTGTGTGTTTTGAGGAACCTTCATAATTCCTGAAAACATGGGTTATCTGATGTATATCTTTTTTATAGGTAGAAAGAATTTTTTTCATATTGTATTCAGGGGAAGTATGAAGATAAGCAGTTATTTGCCTTCCTTCTGAATTTTCAACTCTCACCTCAACAGGATGTATATTAGGGTCAAGGTTAGGATAAATATTCAATATAGGTGTTTCCACTTCTGTGGAGCCTGTTTTGACAAAATAATCCCTTATAGCTTTTATAACTGCTGCCCTGCTTTCTATTATCTTAATCAAGCAAAGCCTCGTCTATAATTTTTTTCTTTTTCTTCTTCTTTTTCTTTTTAGGTATTATCAGATTAGCAAGCTGCGGAGCATACTGGGCAAACAGGATACCAATAAAAGCCATCACAAAAACATAAATACCAATAAATGGAATCATAACTGTTGGTGAGAATTTGGACATTACAACAGAGAACTCACCACGGTTGATTATAGAAAATCCTGTTTCAAGGGATTTTCTCTTTGATAATCCGTAAATCATACCTCCCAAAAATCCTGTAAGAAATTTACCTAAAATGGAAACTACTATCAGAATTACCAGAGCGATTATCATCTTTTGGGAAAAACTACCGCTAAACTGGATACCGGCACCAAACAGGAAGAAGAATATAGCAACAGCTAAATCTCTTATTGAATACATAACCCTTTCTATCTCGTGGGATTTGCCGCTTTCAGAAACAACCATTCCCATCAGGAAAGCACCGAGAGCTTCAGAAAGTCCAAGGAACTGGGTAAATCCTGCAAAGAAAATAAGTCCGCCGAGGGAAAACAGAGTAAAGATATCTTCATTTACGAAGTTATCTATAAACTGGGCAATTTTATCTTTGAAATAATAGGCAACTGCAATAGAAATTCCAAAAACAGCAGCAATTTTTACAAATATAAGTCCAAGAGAAATAATAGAAAAATCACTTCCAGATGACATTGCAGCAATAACAGCAAGCAATACCGGAGCAACAATATCCTCAAAAACCATTAAACCTAAGATTAATTCTGTTTCCGGGTTTGCTATACGGTGGTTATCAACAATTATTTTAGTGGTTATTGCGGAGGAAGAAGCATAAGCAACTCCACCGGCTAATATAGATGTAAACAAATCAAATCCAAGAAAAAACATAAGTCCAAATACAATAAAGAAGTTAAAGAATAAATCCAATAACCCTACAGACCAGATTCTTTTGGCTGTAGATACTGCTCGTTCTATGTTAAACTCCAGACCAAGATAGAAAAATAACAGAACAATTCCTATTTCACTGAATATCTCTATGGCATGTTCCGCATGGATAAATCTGCCTAAAATAATACCTGCCAGTATATAGAACAGAACCGGTGGAAATTTCGTAAACCTACCTAATAAACCGGCAACAAATAACGCCAGATTTAAAAAACCAAATAACATTAAAAAAGGAAGTTCCCCGTTATGCATTTATATGGAACTCCCTCATAAAGTTCTCTACCTGCTCCCTTGTTCCAACAATAACAATTGTATCTCCGGCTGAGATAACTTCTTCCGGTCTCGGATTTACAATTGTTTCATCTTTTTTTATTATTGCTATAACTGTAACTCCGGCTTTTCTTCTAATATCAGCTTCCTTTATACTTTTGCCTGCAAGGGGAGAGTTTTCCGGCACCTTAACCCATTCTATAGCCAGATTTTCTATCAGAACCTCTTTTTCCTTTTCCTGTTCAGGACGATAATAAGCCCCCATCAGTATAGAACCAAGCTGATTTGCTTCATCCTCATTAAGAACAACATCACAAGAAGGCTCATCAAAATCGTCTGGTTCAAATACAAATATTTCCCTTTTTCCTGTTATGTGCATTATAACAGTGAGCTTATCTCCTGCTTGTGTTACCACAGAAAACTTTTTTCCTATTCCCGGTAAATCTGTTTCTTTAAAATCCATTTTCCTCACCCCTAAAAATATTTTCCAGAATAAAATATGCAGAAGCTTCTTTATCTAAAGGTGGTATTTCTTTAATTAGCCCGTTTTTAAAAATTATCCATCCTGTATGGGTATCTTTACTAAATACATCAAGTTTATTTGCAATTATCACATTAAGGTTTTTTCTTTTTAGTTTGTCTTTTGCATTTTCAAGGATATTTTCGCTTTCTGCAGCAAAACCAATAAGTATTTGGTCTTTTCTCTTTTTCTCACCTATAGTTTTTAATATATCCGGATTTGGAATTAGTTTAACCACTGGATTTTCCTTTGATTTTTTTAGCTTTTGCTTGCTGTAACTTTCCGGACGAAAATCTGCAACAGCTGCGTTCATTATAATAATATCTGCCCAGTCTAAATTTTCCATAACTGCATCAAACATTTCTTGAGCAGATACCACATCTATTTTATCAACACCATAGGGTTTTCTTAAACAAGTCGGTGCAGATATAAGCTTTACCTGTGCTCCCATTGTATATGCTATTTTTGCCAGTTCATAACCCATTTTTCCTGAAGATGCATTGGATATATAGCGTATGGGATCAAAGTGTTCTCGGGTTCCACCAGCTGTAATAAGAACTTTTTTATCTTTTAGNNNNNNNNNNATATTTAGGGAAGATTGAATACATAACTCCTGTAACAATATCTTCTATATCTGCCAGTTTACCTTCACCTTCTTCGCCGCAGGCAAGCTCCCCTTCTGCTGGATTTATTACAATACCTCCCCATTCTTTAAGTTGTTTCAAGTTTTCCTGCACTGCAGGGTGTTGATACATTTTTGTATTCATCGCAGGAGCTATAACAAGGGGTTTGTCATAAGCAAGGGCAACAGAGGTTAAAAAGCTATCTGCTATCCCTGTTCTAAGTTTAGATATTGTCGTTGCCGTTGCAGGTGCTATCACAAAGCTATCAGCCCATCTTGCCCAGAATATATGTTCCAGACCTGTTTCTCCGTCTTTCCAGTCAGACAAAACCTGATAGCCGGTAAGTGCTTTTAGTGCAAGCTCTCCTATAAATTCTTTTGCTGAAGGGGTTAAACAGGCTCTAACCTCTGCTCCCTTTTTTTGCAAAGCTCTAATAAGTTCACAGCTTTTATATGCTGCTATAGAGCCTGATATACCAACGAGTATCTTTTTGTCTTTTAAAATCATCTTTTATTTTTTCTCCTTTTATACCAGAATATTCCACCTATTAGCAGGGATACTCCACCTGCTACTCCTAATACCTGAACCCAAGCACCGAGCAAAACAAGCTTATGTAAAATTGAGTTGTGTTTTTCCCTATCTATTTTAATACCTGCATACTCTTTAACATGAACCATAAGGCTCACTGCAAGGTCTTTATTAGGCATTGTTTGGTGACAAGATAGACATACTCCTCTTCTATCTAATTTTGCCCTTTCTTCATTGTTTAGAGGTCTTGAACCTGAAAAATGATGTCCTACGGTTTGTAGCTGCTGTCCTTTTTCTGATACAAACCTTGACCAGTCGTATTTGAGATTTGGAA
This genomic interval carries:
- the epmA gene encoding elongation factor P--(R)-beta-lysine ligase; this translates as MIKIIESRAAVIKAIRDYFVKTGSTEVETPILNIYPNLDPNIHPVEVRVENSEGRQITAYLHTSPEYNMKKILSTYKKDIHQITHVFRNYEGSSKHTIEFLMLEWYRVGYDLDMLMEDTKKIFMETAKALYNSYEIEYKGKKYNLENWEKLTVDEAFYRFTGIYPDQNEKLYLFLKNSPIKHGNLSEEDYETNFFLVYSFYVEPHLGKDKPTFIYDYPPEFSALAKIINGKGKRFEAYIGGLELVNGYYELTDPIELEKRLKKEAKNHKIDTAFIKTAEKMPDCSGASLGIDRLLMVLLNKKNIKQVQVLNWI
- a CDS encoding cation:proton antiporter; translated protein: MHNGELPFLMLFGFLNLALFVAGLLGRFTKFPPVLFYILAGIILGRFIHAEHAIEIFSEIGIVLLFFYLGLEFNIERAVSTAKRIWSVGLLDLFFNFFIVFGLMFFLGFDLFTSILAGGVAYASSSAITTKIIVDNHRIANPETELILGLMVFEDIVAPVLLAVIAAMSSGSDFSIISLGLIFVKIAAVFGISIAVAYYFKDKIAQFIDNFVNEDIFTLFSLGGLIFFAGFTQFLGLSEALGAFLMGMVVSESGKSHEIERVMYSIRDLAVAIFFFLFGAGIQFSGSFSQKMIIALVILIVVSILGKFLTGFLGGMIYGLSKRKSLETGFSIINRGEFSVVMSKFSPTVMIPFIGIYVFVMAFIGILFAQYAPQLANLIIPKKKKKKKKKKIIDEALLD
- a CDS encoding cation:proton antiporter regulatory subunit — encoded protein: MDFKETDLPGIGKKFSVVTQAGDKLTVIMHITGKREIFVFEPDDFDEPSCDVVLNEDEANQLGSILMGAYYRPEQEKEKEVLIENLAIEWVKVPENSPLAGKSIKEADIRRKAGVTVIAIIKKDETIVNPRPEEVISAGDTIVIVGTREQVENFMREFHINA
- the coaBC gene encoding bifunctional phosphopantothenoylcysteine decarboxylase/phosphopantothenate--cysteine ligase CoaBC, with product LKDKKVLITAGGTREHFDPIRYISNASSGKMGYELAKIAYTMGAQVKLISAPTCLRKPYGVDKIDVVSAQEMFDAVMENLDWADIIIMNAAVADFRPESYSKQKLKKSKENPVVKLIPNPDILKTIGEKKRKDQILIGFAAESENILENAKDKLKRKNLNVIIANKLDVFSKDTHTGWIIFKNGLIKEIPPLDKEASAYFILENIFRGEENGF
- a CDS encoding flavoprotein, whose product is MILKDKKILVGISGSIAAYKSCELIRALQKKGAEVRACLTPSAKEFIGELALKALTGYQVLSDWKDGETGLEHIFWARWADSFVIAPATATTISKLRTGIADSFLTSVALAYDKPLVIAPAMNTKMYQHPAVQENLKQLKEWGGIVINPAEGELACGEEGEGKLADIEDIVTGVMYSIFPKY